A stretch of the Azorhizobium caulinodans ORS 571 genome encodes the following:
- a CDS encoding efflux RND transporter permease subunit, whose amino-acid sequence MNLSRFFIDRPIFAGVLSVLIFLGGLISMLAMPISEYPEVVPPQVVVRATYAGANPKVIAETVSTPLEEAINGVEGMLYMSSQATTDGLMTLTVTFKLGTDPDKAQQLVQNRISQAEPRLPEEVRRLGVTTVKSSPDLTMVVHLISPNNRYDTTYLRNYAVLNVKDRLARIDGVGQVQLFGAGDYSMRIWLDPQKVAEHGLSAADIVREIQAQNVQAAAGVVGASPGANGLDLQLSVNAQGRLASAEEFGRIVVKSGANGEIVLLKDVARIELGASEYALRSLLNNTQAVAVPVFQAPGSNAIRIADDVRRVMSEIKENMPEGVDYSIVYDTTQFVRASIDAVVHTLLEAVLLVVIVVIVFLQTWRASIIPLLAVPVSIVGTFAVMHLFGFSVNALTLFGLVLAIGIVVDDAIVVVENVERNIEEGLEPGAATYKAMQEVSGPIIAIALVLVAVFVPLAFITGLTGQFYKQFALTIAISTVISAINSLTLSPALSALLLKGHDAPKDRLTRIMDAGLGWFFRRFNVAFVRGANGYGSVVKRAVSHKALMMVVYVVLLGLTGVLFRAVPPGFVPGQDKQYLVGFAQLPDGATLDRTEEVIRKMSDIALKTPGVESAIAFPGLSINGFTNSSNSGIVFVSLKPFEERRTPNLSGNALALALNQQYAAIPDAMIAMFPPPPVQGLGTIGGFKLQIEDRAGRGYAALDEATKAFLAAAMKAPELTGLFSSYQVNVPQLFADIDRVKARQLGVAVTDVFETMQIYLGSAYVNDFNAFGRTYTVRVQADAPFRARPEDIGTLKVRSQWGEMIPLSALLKVQSAAGPERAMRYNGFLSADVNGGAAPGFSSGEAQAAVERIARETLPKGFSFEWTELTYQDILAGNSAVWVFPLAIFLVFLVLAAQYESLMLPLAIILIVPMGLLAALTGVWLSGGDNNVFTQIGLVVLVGLSAKNAILIVEFARELEFAGRKPVAAAIEASRLRLRPILMTSLAFIMGVVPLVTSIGAGAEMRQAMGIAVFSGMIGVTVFGIVLTPVFYVLLRALSGNRPLTQHGDAAVPHPEVSHTLQPGE is encoded by the coding sequence GTGAACCTGTCCAGATTCTTCATTGATCGCCCGATCTTCGCGGGCGTGTTGTCGGTCCTGATTTTCCTCGGCGGCCTCATCAGCATGCTCGCCATGCCCATCTCGGAATATCCGGAGGTGGTGCCGCCGCAGGTGGTTGTCCGCGCCACCTATGCGGGCGCCAATCCCAAGGTGATCGCCGAGACCGTTTCGACGCCTCTGGAGGAGGCGATCAACGGCGTCGAGGGCATGCTCTACATGTCGAGCCAGGCCACAACCGACGGCCTGATGACGCTGACCGTCACCTTCAAGCTCGGCACGGATCCCGACAAGGCGCAACAGTTGGTGCAGAACCGCATCTCGCAGGCCGAACCGCGCCTGCCTGAAGAGGTGCGGCGCCTCGGCGTGACCACCGTCAAGTCCTCGCCGGACCTGACCATGGTGGTGCATCTCATTTCCCCGAATAACCGCTACGACACCACCTATCTGCGCAATTACGCCGTGCTGAACGTGAAGGACCGCCTCGCCCGCATCGACGGCGTGGGGCAGGTGCAATTGTTCGGCGCGGGCGACTATTCCATGCGCATCTGGCTCGACCCCCAGAAGGTGGCCGAGCACGGCCTCTCCGCCGCCGACATCGTGCGCGAGATCCAGGCGCAGAACGTGCAGGCGGCGGCGGGCGTGGTGGGGGCCTCGCCGGGAGCGAACGGTCTCGACCTGCAGCTCTCGGTGAATGCGCAGGGTCGCCTTGCCAGCGCCGAGGAGTTCGGCCGCATCGTGGTGAAGAGCGGCGCCAATGGCGAGATCGTGCTGCTGAAGGATGTGGCGCGCATCGAGCTTGGCGCGTCCGAATATGCGCTGCGTTCGCTGCTCAACAACACGCAGGCGGTGGCCGTTCCGGTGTTCCAGGCGCCCGGTTCCAACGCCATCCGCATCGCCGACGACGTGCGCCGGGTGATGTCCGAGATCAAGGAGAACATGCCGGAAGGCGTGGATTATTCCATCGTCTACGACACCACCCAGTTCGTGCGCGCCTCCATCGACGCCGTGGTGCATACGCTGCTGGAAGCGGTGCTGTTGGTGGTGATTGTGGTCATCGTCTTCCTCCAGACCTGGCGGGCTTCCATCATCCCGCTGCTGGCGGTGCCGGTGTCGATCGTGGGCACCTTTGCGGTGATGCACCTGTTTGGCTTCTCGGTGAATGCGCTGACCCTGTTCGGCCTCGTGCTCGCCATCGGCATCGTGGTGGATGACGCCATCGTGGTGGTCGAGAATGTGGAGCGCAACATCGAGGAGGGGCTGGAGCCGGGGGCGGCCACCTACAAGGCCATGCAGGAGGTCTCCGGACCCATCATCGCCATCGCCCTTGTGCTGGTGGCGGTGTTCGTGCCGCTCGCTTTCATCACGGGCCTCACGGGCCAGTTCTACAAGCAGTTCGCCCTCACCATCGCCATCTCGACGGTGATCTCAGCCATCAACTCGCTCACCCTGTCGCCGGCCCTGTCGGCCCTGCTGCTGAAGGGCCATGACGCGCCGAAGGATCGGCTGACGCGCATCATGGATGCCGGTCTCGGCTGGTTCTTCCGCCGCTTCAATGTCGCTTTCGTGCGCGGTGCCAATGGCTATGGCTCGGTGGTGAAGCGGGCGGTGAGCCACAAGGCGCTGATGATGGTGGTCTATGTGGTGCTGCTCGGCCTCACGGGCGTTCTGTTCCGGGCCGTGCCTCCGGGCTTCGTGCCGGGGCAGGACAAGCAGTATCTCGTGGGCTTCGCCCAACTGCCGGACGGCGCCACGCTCGACCGGACGGAAGAGGTGATCCGCAAGATGAGCGACATCGCCCTCAAGACGCCTGGCGTTGAATCCGCCATCGCCTTTCCCGGCCTTTCCATCAACGGTTTCACCAACTCGTCCAACTCGGGCATCGTCTTCGTGAGCCTGAAGCCCTTCGAGGAGCGCCGTACGCCGAACCTCTCGGGCAACGCGTTGGCGCTGGCGCTGAACCAGCAATATGCGGCCATTCCGGACGCCATGATTGCCATGTTCCCGCCCCCGCCGGTGCAGGGGCTCGGCACCATCGGCGGCTTCAAGCTGCAGATCGAGGACCGCGCGGGCCGCGGCTATGCGGCGCTCGATGAGGCGACCAAGGCCTTCCTCGCCGCCGCCATGAAGGCGCCAGAGCTGACCGGCCTGTTCTCCTCCTATCAGGTGAACGTGCCGCAGCTCTTCGCCGACATCGACCGCGTGAAGGCCCGCCAGCTGGGCGTCGCCGTGACCGATGTGTTCGAGACCATGCAGATCTATCTCGGCTCCGCCTATGTGAACGACTTCAATGCTTTCGGACGCACCTATACGGTGCGGGTGCAGGCGGACGCGCCATTCCGCGCCCGGCCCGAGGACATCGGCACGTTGAAGGTGCGCTCGCAGTGGGGCGAGATGATCCCTCTCTCGGCGCTCCTGAAGGTGCAGAGCGCGGCGGGACCCGAGCGTGCCATGCGCTACAACGGCTTCCTCTCGGCGGACGTGAACGGCGGGGCGGCGCCCGGCTTCTCCTCCGGCGAGGCGCAGGCGGCGGTGGAGCGCATCGCGCGGGAAACCCTGCCCAAGGGCTTCTCCTTCGAATGGACAGAGCTGACCTATCAGGACATCCTCGCCGGCAACTCCGCCGTCTGGGTGTTCCCGCTGGCCATCTTCCTGGTCTTCCTCGTGCTGGCCGCCCAGTATGAGAGCCTGATGCTGCCGCTCGCCATCATCCTCATCGTGCCGATGGGTCTGCTGGCCGCGCTCACCGGTGTGTGGCTCTCGGGGGGCGACAACAATGTCTTCACCCAGATCGGCCTCGTGGTGCTGGTGGGTCTCTCGGCCAAGAACGCCATCCTGATCGTGGAGTTCGCCCGCGAGCTGGAGTTCGCCGGCCGCAAGCCCGTGGCGGCCGCCATCGAGGCCAGCCGGCTGCGGCTGCGGCCGATCCTCATGACCTCGCTCGCCTTCATCATGGGCGTGGTGCCGCTGGTCACCTCCATCGGTGCCGGCGCGGAGATGCGGCAGGCCATGGGCATCGCGGTGTTCTCGGGCATGATCGGCGTGACCGTGTTCGGCATCGTGCTCACGCCTGTCTTCTACGTGCTGCTGCGGGCGCTCTCGGGCAACCGGCCGTTGACGCAGCACGGGGACGCCGCCGTGCCGCACCCGGAGGTGTCCCATACGCTCCAGCCGGGCGAATGA
- a CDS encoding efflux RND transporter periplasmic adaptor subunit codes for MPVAVATVEARDTRLYESFSGRLEAVERVEVRSRVAGAIKAVHFREGALVKAGDLLVTIDPEPYQAALDEADAQVASAEAQLELARNELERGERLFTSRTLSQRDLDERLNTQRAAQAALRAAEARRTVARLNLSYTQVRAPVAGRVGKSEITVGNLIAAGPGAQLLTSLVSVDPIYASFNADEATVAQALAALGTGADVTERLDRIPVRMTAGGNPPVTGVMQLVDNQVDPRTGTVRVRARFANPDGHLLPGQFARLEMGQPQSAPAVLVSERAVGTDQDKKFVFVVDADNKAVWREVTLGAPVDGLRVVTRGLSAGERVVVNGLHRVRPGAAVTPETAPMQVTEATSRSAAAN; via the coding sequence GTGCCCGTGGCGGTTGCGACCGTGGAGGCGCGCGATACGCGCCTTTACGAGAGCTTCTCCGGCCGTCTGGAGGCGGTGGAGCGGGTGGAGGTGCGCTCGCGGGTGGCCGGTGCCATCAAGGCTGTGCACTTCCGCGAGGGCGCACTGGTGAAGGCCGGCGACCTCCTCGTGACCATCGACCCCGAGCCCTATCAGGCCGCCCTCGATGAGGCGGACGCGCAGGTGGCCTCGGCAGAGGCCCAGCTGGAACTCGCGCGCAACGAGCTGGAGCGCGGTGAGCGCCTGTTCACGAGCCGCACCCTGTCCCAGCGCGATCTCGACGAGCGTCTCAATACGCAGCGGGCGGCCCAGGCCGCCCTGCGGGCGGCGGAGGCCCGGCGCACGGTGGCGCGGCTGAACCTTTCTTACACGCAGGTCCGCGCGCCGGTTGCCGGCCGTGTCGGCAAGTCGGAGATCACGGTGGGCAATCTCATCGCTGCCGGCCCCGGCGCGCAGCTTCTGACTTCCCTTGTCTCCGTCGATCCGATCTATGCCAGCTTCAACGCGGATGAGGCGACTGTCGCCCAGGCCCTCGCCGCGCTTGGCACAGGCGCCGACGTGACCGAGCGGCTGGACCGCATTCCGGTGCGGATGACGGCGGGCGGCAATCCGCCGGTGACTGGCGTCATGCAACTGGTGGACAATCAGGTCGATCCGCGCACCGGTACGGTCCGCGTGCGTGCCCGCTTCGCCAATCCGGACGGACATCTTCTGCCGGGCCAGTTCGCCCGCCTCGAGATGGGCCAGCCGCAATCGGCGCCCGCCGTGCTCGTGAGCGAAAGGGCCGTGGGCACCGATCAGGACAAGAAGTTCGTCTTCGTGGTGGACGCCGACAACAAGGCGGTATGGCGCGAGGTGACGCTCGGCGCGCCGGTGGACGGCCTGCGCGTTGTCACGCGGGGCCTCTCCGCCGGAGAGCGGGTGGTGGTCAACGGCCTGCACCGCGTCCGCCCCGGCGCTGCCGTGACACCTGAGACCGCACCCATGCAGGTGACTGAGGCGACAAGCCGCTCGGCTGCCGCCAACTGA
- a CDS encoding alpha/beta hydrolase: MTAAAAAGTPWRDISIETGTGAVPARLYGRRAGRGHVPLVLHLHGGAFIGGTPECGAFIAALLAEAGAVVVSADYPLAIDHPFPFALTAALGVLTALAGRRAALAGRGAPLYVAGEEAGGNLAAGLAMMARDQKSPTLAGQILVSPMLDPCLGTASIREAEAGACGCKYADGWQAYLGSPQAADHPYAAPLAARRLKGLPPALVVSAEDCLMRDDSVRYAAALDAAGVPTEMNLLPAPTEWPDALAHLLDALPADAAAVQSRSARPPQWAGALRAMFTRFFETTGRARPVASPSVP, from the coding sequence ATGACCGCTGCCGCTGCCGCTGGGACGCCCTGGCGGGACATCTCCATCGAGACCGGAACCGGCGCCGTGCCGGCGCGGCTCTATGGCCGGCGCGCGGGCCGGGGTCACGTGCCGCTCGTCCTGCATCTGCACGGCGGCGCCTTCATCGGCGGCACGCCGGAGTGCGGCGCCTTCATCGCGGCCCTGCTGGCGGAAGCCGGTGCGGTCGTGGTTTCGGCGGACTATCCGCTAGCGATCGACCATCCCTTTCCCTTCGCGCTCACCGCCGCGCTGGGTGTTCTCACCGCGCTCGCCGGTCGTCGGGCTGCGCTCGCCGGTCGGGGCGCGCCGCTCTATGTGGCGGGCGAGGAGGCGGGGGGCAATCTCGCGGCCGGTCTCGCCATGATGGCACGCGACCAGAAGTCTCCGACCCTCGCCGGCCAGATCCTTGTGTCACCGATGCTGGATCCGTGCCTCGGCACGGCCTCGATACGCGAGGCCGAGGCGGGGGCGTGCGGATGCAAATACGCGGACGGCTGGCAAGCCTATCTGGGCTCGCCGCAGGCCGCGGACCATCCTTATGCCGCGCCTCTTGCGGCCCGGCGGCTCAAGGGCTTACCGCCCGCGCTCGTGGTGAGCGCGGAGGATTGCCTGATGCGCGACGACAGCGTGCGCTATGCGGCCGCGCTGGACGCGGCCGGTGTGCCCACCGAGATGAATTTGCTGCCGGCGCCGACCGAATGGCCCGACGCTCTCGCCCATCTCTTGGATGCGCTTCCGGCAGATGCCGCGGCGGTGCAATCCCGATCCGCCCGTCCGCCCCAGTGGGCGGGGGCGCTCAGAGCGATGTTTACCCGCTTTTTCGAGACCACGGGTCGTGCCCGGCCGGTCGCCTCGCCGTCTGTTCCCTGA
- a CDS encoding LysR family transcriptional regulator: protein MDQLAAMRAFVRVVESGSFTRAADILALPKATLSKQIQQLETHLSTRLLHRTTRQVTVTPDGAAYYERALAILTDVDELDGSLSTNLTCPRGRLRIDISPSLATGILMPALPDFFSRYPEIHIDIGCTDRPVDLVGENVDCVIRVGEIRNSSLIARRIGELNFAAAAAPSYIARHGEIQHPKDFEKDHVMVRYFSATTAHYYAFDFIRDAEEVEVLGRYSVALNDGNAYVSAGLAGLGVILCPIFMMQEHLDAGTLVRVLPEWHTQPMPIHVVYPPSRHISNRLRVFVDWVAELFARSTRARAAT from the coding sequence ATGGACCAGTTGGCGGCAATGCGCGCCTTCGTGCGGGTGGTGGAGAGCGGCAGCTTCACCCGCGCGGCGGACATTCTGGCCCTGCCCAAGGCCACGCTCTCGAAACAGATCCAGCAGTTGGAGACGCATCTCTCGACTCGCCTGCTCCATCGCACCACGCGCCAGGTGACGGTGACGCCAGACGGCGCCGCTTATTATGAACGCGCGCTCGCCATCCTTACGGACGTGGACGAACTGGACGGCTCACTGTCCACCAACCTGACCTGCCCGCGCGGACGCCTGCGCATCGATATTTCGCCCTCGCTCGCCACTGGCATCCTGATGCCGGCGCTGCCCGACTTCTTCTCCCGCTATCCGGAGATTCACATCGACATCGGCTGCACCGACCGGCCGGTGGACCTGGTGGGCGAAAATGTCGACTGCGTGATCCGGGTCGGCGAAATCCGCAACTCCAGCCTGATCGCGCGGCGGATCGGAGAACTCAATTTCGCCGCTGCGGCCGCGCCATCCTATATCGCGCGCCACGGGGAAATCCAGCACCCGAAGGATTTTGAGAAGGACCATGTGATGGTGCGCTATTTCAGCGCCACGACCGCCCATTATTATGCCTTCGACTTCATTCGCGACGCGGAGGAGGTCGAGGTTCTGGGGCGCTACAGTGTGGCCCTGAACGACGGCAATGCCTATGTATCGGCTGGTCTTGCCGGCCTTGGGGTGATCCTGTGTCCCATCTTCATGATGCAGGAGCACCTCGACGCCGGGACGCTGGTGCGCGTGCTGCCCGAATGGCACACGCAGCCGATGCCCATCCACGTGGTCTACCCGCCCAGCCGCCACATATCGAACCGCCTGCGCGTGTTCGTGGACTGGGTGGCGGAACTGTTCGCCCGCTCGACACGGGCCCGTGCAGCCACCTGA
- a CDS encoding LysR family transcriptional regulator — protein MRINFELLDLRAFLAVIDHGGFHRAAEVLNLSQPALTRRVQALEATVGVPLLERTTRRVALTSAGRSFAPLARRLIGDLEESLLGIAGVGGRQGGQITLACVPTAVVYFLPEAIERFAAEFPRIRFRILDLSANDGLEAVRTGEAEFGINLVGSSDPDLTFTPLIEDPFVLACRSDHRLAKLTSVSWKDLQGEPLIGVSRASGNRLTLENALAGAKVQLDFQYEVNHLATSLGLVERGLGVSVLPKMATPSDHPVIVTKPIKAPVVRRTIGLVERRTSRLSPAAKKFRDMLVEHLNP, from the coding sequence ATGCGCATCAATTTCGAGCTGCTGGACCTGCGCGCCTTCCTGGCGGTGATTGACCATGGCGGTTTTCACCGCGCGGCCGAGGTGCTGAACCTCTCCCAACCGGCGCTGACCCGGCGGGTGCAGGCGCTGGAGGCGACGGTCGGTGTCCCGCTGCTGGAGCGCACGACCCGACGCGTGGCACTCACCTCGGCTGGCCGTTCCTTCGCGCCGCTCGCCCGCCGGCTCATCGGGGATCTGGAGGAATCGCTGCTCGGCATCGCCGGGGTCGGCGGGCGGCAGGGTGGCCAGATCACGCTTGCTTGCGTGCCCACGGCGGTGGTCTACTTCCTGCCCGAAGCCATCGAGCGCTTCGCCGCCGAATTTCCGCGCATCCGCTTCCGCATCCTCGACCTCTCGGCCAATGACGGGCTGGAGGCGGTGCGCACGGGCGAGGCTGAGTTCGGCATCAATCTGGTGGGCAGTTCCGACCCCGATCTCACCTTCACGCCGCTGATCGAGGATCCCTTCGTGCTGGCCTGTCGCTCCGACCACCGTTTGGCCAAGCTGACCTCGGTCTCATGGAAGGACTTGCAGGGGGAGCCTCTGATCGGCGTGAGCCGGGCAAGCGGCAACCGGCTGACGCTCGAGAATGCGCTGGCCGGGGCGAAGGTGCAGCTCGATTTTCAGTATGAGGTGAACCATCTCGCAACTTCGCTAGGTCTGGTGGAGCGCGGCCTCGGCGTCTCGGTGCTTCCGAAGATGGCGACCCCCAGTGATCACCCGGTCATCGTTACCAAGCCCATCAAGGCGCCGGTCGTGCGGCGCACCATCGGGCTCGTGGAGCGCCGCACCTCGCGGCTGTCCCCGGCGGCCAAGAAGTTCCGCGACATGCTGGTGGAGCACCTGAACCCATAG
- a CDS encoding 4-oxalomesaconate tautomerase: MPSIRVPCVLMRGGTSRGPFFLSSDLPTDVELRDAILLSALGAGHELQVDGIGGGNPLTSKVAIIGPSTRGGAQVDYLFAQVKVSERVVDTSPNCGNMLSAVVPFAIEQGLIAATPGTTTARVHNVNTGKLIDVTVSTPGGRVTYEGDAVIDGVPGSAAPILMTFLDVAGAKTGRLLPTGQAQDEIDGLPVSCVDAGMPLVILRAADLGKTALEAPADLDRDRPFMDRLNAIRIEAGRRMGLGDVSGLVIPKPVILSPFAAETPALAARYFMPHSCHKAFAVTGGIGLAMAAATPGTVAAEAIGAQSPASLSIRHPAGRLDLRIEQSPGDTPRISVLRTARRLFEGAVFARIDQDEGARAAA; encoded by the coding sequence ATGCCCTCCATTCGGGTGCCATGCGTTCTGATGCGGGGCGGCACATCACGCGGCCCGTTCTTCCTTTCGAGCGATCTGCCCACCGACGTTGAGCTGCGGGACGCAATCCTGCTCTCGGCGCTCGGTGCCGGCCATGAGCTTCAGGTGGACGGCATCGGCGGCGGCAACCCCCTCACCAGCAAGGTCGCCATCATCGGCCCCTCCACCCGCGGCGGTGCGCAGGTGGACTATCTCTTCGCCCAGGTGAAGGTGTCCGAGCGGGTGGTCGATACCTCGCCCAACTGCGGCAACATGCTGTCTGCCGTGGTGCCCTTCGCCATCGAGCAGGGCCTGATCGCGGCGACGCCCGGCACGACGACGGCGCGCGTGCACAATGTGAACACCGGCAAGCTGATCGACGTGACGGTCTCTACGCCCGGCGGCCGCGTGACCTATGAGGGCGATGCGGTCATCGACGGCGTTCCGGGGTCGGCGGCGCCCATCCTCATGACCTTCCTCGACGTGGCCGGCGCCAAGACCGGGCGCCTGCTGCCGACGGGTCAGGCGCAGGACGAAATCGACGGCCTGCCCGTGAGTTGCGTCGATGCCGGCATGCCGCTCGTGATCCTGCGGGCCGCCGATCTCGGCAAGACGGCGCTCGAAGCGCCGGCCGATCTCGACCGGGACCGTCCTTTCATGGACCGGCTGAACGCCATCCGCATCGAGGCCGGCCGCCGGATGGGGCTTGGCGATGTCTCGGGCCTCGTGATCCCGAAGCCCGTCATCCTGTCACCCTTCGCGGCGGAGACACCGGCGCTCGCCGCCCGCTATTTCATGCCGCACAGCTGCCACAAGGCCTTCGCGGTGACCGGCGGCATCGGCCTCGCCATGGCCGCCGCAACGCCCGGAACGGTTGCGGCCGAGGCGATCGGCGCGCAGTCTCCAGCGTCGCTGTCCATCCGCCACCCTGCCGGCCGTCTCGATCTGCGCATCGAGCAATCGCCGGGCGATACGCCTCGCATCTCTGTCCTCAGGACGGCGCGGCGGCTGTTCGAAGGGGCGGTTTTCGCGCGCATCGACCAAGATGAGGGCGCCCGCGCCGCCGCCTGA
- a CDS encoding cation:dicarboxylate symporter family transporter, with protein MPAHAEPQPLAGRKPKRFYEQLYVQVLIGVAAGIALGHFYPQIAPMAKPLGDGFIKLVKMMIVPIVFCTIVVGVAGVHADRKIGASLLKTMLLFYGLTIIGLMTGLIAVETIQPGAGMHMDVHAIDAKEAARYAAGAKKLDTVDVLLHIIPPSFFTPFAEGEVLPVLFIALITGFGLRKAGVSGEPFLRGVEAFSRALFAAFGYMMRLAPIGAFGAIAFIVAKSGLKTIGNLGLLIFTLYVACGFFVFVVLWGLARFHGFSLFRLLRYFREELLIVLGTSSTEPVLPAVLYKLERLGCSKGSVGLTLPLGYSFNLDGTAIYLTLASLFLAQAMDIHLSAWQVGSMIFVMLLTSKGAAGVTGSGFAALVATLAAMPDTVPVAGVVMIAGIDRFMSEARALTSLVSNMVACIVIAIWDGECDRSVLLAELAQGKPTERPAVESTGAVAELPQTV; from the coding sequence ATGCCGGCCCATGCAGAGCCACAGCCCCTCGCCGGGCGAAAGCCGAAACGCTTCTACGAGCAGCTTTATGTCCAGGTGCTGATCGGCGTCGCCGCCGGCATCGCGCTCGGGCACTTCTACCCGCAGATCGCGCCCATGGCGAAGCCCCTGGGCGATGGCTTCATCAAGCTCGTGAAGATGATGATCGTGCCGATCGTCTTCTGCACCATCGTGGTGGGCGTGGCCGGCGTGCATGCGGACCGCAAGATCGGCGCCTCGCTGCTCAAGACCATGCTCTTGTTCTACGGCCTCACCATCATCGGCCTGATGACCGGCCTGATCGCGGTCGAGACCATCCAGCCCGGCGCCGGCATGCACATGGACGTGCATGCCATCGACGCCAAGGAAGCCGCCCGCTACGCTGCGGGCGCCAAGAAGCTCGATACCGTGGACGTGCTGCTGCACATCATCCCGCCCAGCTTCTTCACGCCCTTCGCGGAGGGTGAGGTGCTGCCGGTGCTGTTCATCGCCCTCATCACCGGGTTCGGCCTGCGCAAGGCGGGCGTGTCCGGCGAGCCGTTCCTGCGCGGCGTCGAAGCCTTCTCCCGCGCCCTGTTCGCCGCTTTCGGCTACATGATGCGGCTTGCCCCCATCGGCGCCTTCGGAGCCATCGCCTTCATCGTCGCCAAGAGCGGCCTGAAGACCATCGGCAACCTCGGCCTGCTGATCTTCACGCTTTATGTGGCCTGCGGTTTCTTCGTCTTCGTCGTCCTCTGGGGACTGGCGCGGTTCCACGGATTCAGCCTCTTCCGGCTGCTGCGGTACTTCCGCGAGGAACTGCTGATCGTGCTCGGCACCTCGTCCACCGAGCCCGTGCTTCCCGCTGTGCTCTACAAGCTGGAACGCCTCGGCTGCTCCAAGGGCTCGGTCGGCCTCACCCTGCCGCTCGGCTATTCCTTCAATCTCGACGGCACGGCCATCTATCTGACCCTCGCCTCGCTGTTCCTGGCGCAGGCCATGGATATCCATCTGAGCGCCTGGCAGGTCGGCTCCATGATCTTCGTGATGCTGCTGACGTCGAAGGGCGCCGCCGGTGTGACTGGCAGCGGGTTCGCCGCCCTCGTCGCGACGCTGGCGGCGATGCCGGACACGGTGCCCGTGGCGGGCGTGGTGATGATCGCCGGCATCGACCGCTTCATGTCGGAAGCCCGGGCCCTGACCAGCCTTGTGAGCAACATGGTCGCCTGTATCGTCATCGCCATCTGGGACGGCGAATGCGACCGCTCCGTCCTCCTCGCCGAACTGGCGCAGGGCAAGCCCACGGAGCGTCCGGCGGTCGAAAGCACCGGCGCCGTTGCGGAACTGCCCCAGACCGTCTGA